The DNA window GCGGCGCCTGAAGATTGCGTCGTCAAACCGCCGGCCTTGGTAATAGCGCTCGTTTGGAGGGTGCCGTCTGAATTAAGGGAGACCTCAAGAAAGCTGTTAAGGACATTCCCCCAAGTTCCGTTATCACCACCAGGGTTTGGCAGGCGAGTCACTTCTATCTTTCCCTTTCAGACCTTAAGCATTTATATTATACCTCGAGCACGTCGGACTTGGTACGTCGGACTGTATATGGTAAAGGATCAGTCACTAGCTCGTAGATCTGGTTATGATGTATTGTGTGTTCATGACAGGAAGCACTCTTGAAGCTCCGACTCCAGTATCACCATTCGATCTTGACCATTGGTTAGCGCAGCGGGAAGCTAACCATGGACTGACGGTTGTTGAACTCGGGCATGGCAGCAGGCCTTTGGCGGAGGTCCAGCATTTTACTGACGGCCGCGCCTATGTTGGCATAGAAGCAGGCCTTAGCAGTTTCTTCTATGGTGGCGTAGCACGTCAAGTTATCGCAAGACTGCGCGAGAATAGGCCGGATGAGAATATATTCTTTTTTGAGCAGGCAGTCGACCCCCAGACTCGAACTGCTGACGATGCTAGAACTATCCTGCCAAATGGAGCTGCCAGCGAAGTCTTTCTTCGAAACGTTCTGAGCGATAAGGCAGTCTATACATCAGTTGTTGAGGTTGCCAAGATCTTAGGAGAGGCAAGTAGATTGACCGAGCCTGGTGGAAGCCTGGTTATCAGCGAGACCATTACTCCCTACGACCCCGTAGAGGTACGGCGAATGGCCGAGGAAGTGGGTTTAGTCTTCGGCGACTTAATCGGCCCGAAAGACAGTGGGTGGGACAGGCTGCAGGATATCTATCTTGGGGAAACAAGTATGTTAGATCGAGAACACCCCCAGGGCCATAGCTACTACATGATTCTCTCAAAGCCGTATCAAATCACCGACCACTAAAGACTAGCCGCACCTTTCATCTGTTATGATAGGCTCATGAATCTTGGGAAACTTACTTTTACGCCAGCCCTCGAATCTCCTGAACTGCTAGGCAAACCCGTTGCGGAGTATGTAGAACGTGCCCGATTAGGCGACGGCGTATGGGTGAGTCGTATCGATGCAGATCTTGCTGATACAGCGGTCTTTTGTGAACGGTACGATATCGGTCTAGATATATCGGCGAACTGTGTAGTCGTAGAGGCTAAGCGCGCCGATCGGGTCTGGTACGCGGTGTGTCTCATACTGGCAACTGACAAGGCCGATATCAACGGAGTGGTGCGTCGAAAGATTGACGCTAGGAAGATCTCGTTTGCGTCAATGGACACGGCAGTGAAACTGACCGGCATGGAGTATGGGGGAATCACACCGATAGGTCTGCCGGAAGACTGGCCCGTACTGGTCGATGAGCGGATCGTGGAGAAGCCACACGTCGTAGTCGGAAGTGGTATCAGGGGATCGAAGGTACTCGTCTCAACCAAGGTGCTATCGTCTCTACCGAACGTAGAGGTGTTAGCACTGGCAAAGGTAGGATGATCAGCTACCTCACTTCCCTACTCCGCAAATTTGAAACAAATCGTGTCTTTACGGAAGAAGAGGGGTGGATGCTCTTTAAGCTGGCCGCAGTTGGTGAAGGTGTCGGCTGGACTATCTTGATCGCAGGAATCGTTATCAGCAAATATGTAACACCTGGTAATAATATTGCGGTAGATTTTGCTGGGCACATCCATGGCATACTGTTCTTGATCTACGCGGTCGCGGCGGGTCTCTACCCCACGCTTCGTTGGTCACGAAAACGTGCAGTTGTTGCCCTGCTGGCCAGTGTCCCACCGTACGGTTCGATTCTTTTTGAGCAATGGGCGTGGCACGAGAGGCGAATGGCTGACTTTAAGAGATACCGCTACAGCCTAGCGCCACTTATCCTAGAGTGGCTAGGCCCCTGACAGATCTATCTTACGAAGACGTATACCGAGCAACTGCCTGAACGATATGAGCAGGTTATCGAGACGCATCTTCGACGTTCCGGCGATCCTTTCGGTGAACGTTATAGGGAATTCGTGCACCTTAAACTTACCCGAATTGATAAGCCGATATTTCAGTTCAACCTGAAAGTGATAACCTTTCGATGTGATCATGTCTGGCTTGGTTATGTATTGCAGTGCTCGCTTGGACAGTCCGTTGAATCCACCGGTATAGTCTCTCAGTTGCTTGGAGAGAATGATCCTGTTGATCGTATTACCGCTTCGTGAAAGAAAGTGTTTGCCTAGGTGCCAGTTTCGGACGTCACCACCACGGACGTATCGGCTGCCCACGGAAAGGTCATGACCATCCTGCAGGTGGGTGAGATGCTGAGCCACGTACTTGGGGTCATGCGACAGGTCGGCATCCATCTGGATAACACCTTTCAGCTTGGGTTCGTTTTTGAGCAGATGGCGGAAGGCGTTAAGATAAGCCTCCCCTAAATCAGTCTTTTCTGCCTTGGTTATAACGTTGACAGTGAGCTTCGGTTTGCGTCGATTGACAAAGGCTTCAACAACTCGTCGCGTGCCATCAGAAGAACTGTCATCGGCGACCAACACCTTGATGTTGGTCGCAAACTTGCCATATAGCTTGTCCAGCTGAGAGATCAGCTTGGTGACATTCTCCTTCTCGTTGTATGTGGGAATAACAATGACGTACATTAATCGGTGTGCCTCTCGATGATCTCTATCATAGTCTGCTGGTAGACTCTTAGCAATTACATTGGGTTATACTGATGATAGTTATCGAGTAGGCAGGATAAAGGCCATGAACACAATTGTAGACTCATTCGATGATGCATTTGCAGATAAGGACAGAGTACTAGTGGTCTCGGCTCACCCTGACGACAATGAGATTATCTGTGGCGCTCTCGTTGCCCGCCTAATCGCTGCTGGCAAACGAGTCCGACTCGTTGTTACGACGAACGGCAATAAGGGGACTGGTGATAAGAAGGTAGCCAGTGACGAGTTTGGCGGTATCCGCACAAAAGAGCAGATAGCTGCTGCTAAAGAACTAGGCATCCCTGCGACCGAATGTTTCAATCTAAATATCCCGGATGGCGAGCTAGAGACAAGTGTTGAGAATATCAAAAAAGTTGTCTTTCACATCAGGCAATTCAAACCCGACATTGTTATAACTCATAACCCTGATGAAGTAATCAACACGTTCTCGTCAAAAGAGAACGTCCACTGGGTCAATCATCGTGACCATCGACATACGGCCATTATCACCACCGATGCAGTCTACCCGTATTCGCGTGACAGAGCTTTCTTCCCAGACCAGCTCAATGACGGGCTGGAACCGCATACCGTTTATGAACTAATGTTTTCAGATTCTTATGAACACCCACTTAATCGCTTCTTTGACGTGACTGACTATGTCGATAAGAAACGTCGTGCTCTCCGAGCCTGCCCGAGTGTTGTCGAGGCCGAACATGTCGAAGAGTATATCGATGAGATCAAGTTAGGCGATAGATACTACGAACAACTGCGTTATCTTAGAGGGCTCTACTAGGGCTTAGTCGAGTTCTCTGATACTTGGCAGTTCGGTCAGCCTTGTAAACATTAGCTTCCGCAGACCAAAGTTCCAGATCATAACGACAGCGATAGCAAATACCTCCCCGACCAGATACTCGAGTCCAATCTTTGAGACACAGAACCAAAGAACCAATTCGTTGAGGCCAAGTCCGCCTACACCAACCAGCGTAAAAAGGGTAAATTCAAGTCTGAATCGATTACTTCTTTGGAAGATCCATAAAATACTCAGTATGTAGTTAATTATTGTTGCAATTAAAAATGCCAGACCTTCGGAGACCAAATATTGGATGTGCATAAGAGAGGTGAGGACGAACAGGGCAGCGAGGTTGACAGCTGCAGAAAAGCCTCCGACAAATAGGTAACGAAAGAACTGTATGCGCCCAGACCTCGTTTTCGCCACAAAAACTTTATGCGTGAGATCTCGAAAATCTGCTGCGCCGAATAAGATATAAATCGGCTTCATCTTATGAGATCCACTTTAGGAGCTTTATTATGCCCATTTTGGCAGCCTGCTTATGAGCCGAGACGTCGGTACGATGCTTTATATCGCTAAGGTGTTCATGGTAGTAGCGGTATGCCTTGTAGAGCATTTCTTGATTCGTAAGCGTAGGCTTCCATTCTAGGTCTTGCTTGATTTTGTCTGTGTCAAAGACAAAGCTCTCGGCGATCATATTATACTGATAGGGACCGAGTGGCGATATCTTTAACGCATAGGCTATCTTCATGAGTGGGATGACAATACTGCGCGGTAGATTGGCTACACGGGCATTTGTCCCAGCCTTTTTAATGACATAGTTATAGGCTTCAACGAATGTTGGGACATCATCGGAGCCAATATTAAAGACTTCCGATTTATTATACCTGAGTCCTTTGAGGAGAGCCTCGACCAAGTCGTCAGCGTAGATGAACTGATAGCGGTTCTTACCTCCACCGACAACCCAGACCTTACGTCCTTCATCGATAAATTCGAAGAGAATAGCTAATAAACCTAATCTACCAGCGTCAACGATAGTCGGACAGCGGACGATGATAGCCTTAAAGCTGTCTCTGTACTTCTTCTCAAGCAGAATCTTCTCGCCCTCCCATTTAGATAGCCCGTAGATCTCTACTGGTTTAGGCTGGTCGTCCTCGCGCACAGGACGATTAAAGCTTTCGCCCCATAGACAGTTTGAGGATGTAAAGAGAATTTTGGGAATGTGATACTTTCTCGCGAGTCCGGCGATGTTTCGTGTACCATCGACATTGCTAGTCCATAAGAATTTTTTGTCTTTGACGGCATGGGCCAAAATCGCGGCAATGTGAAAGATGGCAGCAAACTGGTATTCTCTGCCGAGACTATTTAGGAGTCTTCTATCGCGGATGTCTCCTTGAATAGAAACAAGGTTTGGATCGGTTATATCGTCCTTTTCAAGATCGATGGACACTACCTTGTAACCATCCTTTAGTAGTCTTTTCTTCAAAATACTACCAAAAAAACCGCTTCCGCCTGTGAGCAAGACTGTCTTCTGCTTTGTCATGATAACCTACTTATTCTGTCATATAATACTGTACTTCACCATGTTGCATCCCTAATTCAGAAGTGCCTGCTATACTACGTGGGACTACTATGATAGCAAGACTAAAGCCGCTTGTAAGTACTCGTTTCTGGAAGCTGGTCGTAATTGCTACTGTCTTTGCCCTGCCGTTGCTTGCTCTCAATATAGGTATCATGAGTGCTAAACGAGCCTGGGTAAGTGATGACATCGATCAGCAACTACTGATTTCTGACGTGCACCATGGTCAGCCTCTTGATGCCTCGTTTGGTCAGGATACCTTCATCTTAAAGTATCCCCTTTATGCGCTAGTTGGTAGGGTAATGCCACACGATCCCGAAGCGCTAGTTGTAACTGCGTCTGTCTTGATGGTGGCTATGCTGGCTCTGTTCAACGTATTCCAGTTTCTCGTCCATTCATCTCGGCGTCTAGGCATACTACTATCTCTCTATGTGGCCTCGATTGGGGGTTACGCTCTAGCTTTCTTAATAATGCCGAACATACGCAACGTTGAACTTCCGGCCGGT is part of the Candidatus Saccharimonadales bacterium genome and encodes:
- a CDS encoding YbaK/EbsC family protein, coding for MNLGKLTFTPALESPELLGKPVAEYVERARLGDGVWVSRIDADLADTAVFCERYDIGLDISANCVVVEAKRADRVWYAVCLILATDKADINGVVRRKIDARKISFASMDTAVKLTGMEYGGITPIGLPEDWPVLVDERIVEKPHVVVGSGIRGSKVLVSTKVLSSLPNVEVLALAKVG
- a CDS encoding DUF3817 domain-containing protein, with product MISYLTSLLRKFETNRVFTEEEGWMLFKLAAVGEGVGWTILIAGIVISKYVTPGNNIAVDFAGHIHGILFLIYAVAAGLYPTLRWSRKRAVVALLASVPPYGSILFEQWAWHERRMADFKRYRYSLAPLILEWLGP
- a CDS encoding glycosyltransferase, which gives rise to MYVIVIPTYNEKENVTKLISQLDKLYGKFATNIKVLVADDSSSDGTRRVVEAFVNRRKPKLTVNVITKAEKTDLGEAYLNAFRHLLKNEPKLKGVIQMDADLSHDPKYVAQHLTHLQDGHDLSVGSRYVRGGDVRNWHLGKHFLSRSGNTINRIILSKQLRDYTGGFNGLSKRALQYITKPDMITSKGYHFQVELKYRLINSGKFKVHEFPITFTERIAGTSKMRLDNLLISFRQLLGIRLRKIDLSGA
- a CDS encoding PIG-L deacetylase family protein, with protein sequence MNTIVDSFDDAFADKDRVLVVSAHPDDNEIICGALVARLIAAGKRVRLVVTTNGNKGTGDKKVASDEFGGIRTKEQIAAAKELGIPATECFNLNIPDGELETSVENIKKVVFHIRQFKPDIVITHNPDEVINTFSSKENVHWVNHRDHRHTAIITTDAVYPYSRDRAFFPDQLNDGLEPHTVYELMFSDSYEHPLNRFFDVTDYVDKKRRALRACPSVVEAEHVEEYIDEIKLGDRYYEQLRYLRGLY
- a CDS encoding GtrA family protein; this encodes MKPIYILFGAADFRDLTHKVFVAKTRSGRIQFFRYLFVGGFSAAVNLAALFVLTSLMHIQYLVSEGLAFLIATIINYILSILWIFQRSNRFRLEFTLFTLVGVGGLGLNELVLWFCVSKIGLEYLVGEVFAIAVVMIWNFGLRKLMFTRLTELPSIRELD
- a CDS encoding NAD(P)-dependent oxidoreductase; this encodes MTKQKTVLLTGGSGFFGSILKKRLLKDGYKVVSIDLEKDDITDPNLVSIQGDIRDRRLLNSLGREYQFAAIFHIAAILAHAVKDKKFLWTSNVDGTRNIAGLARKYHIPKILFTSSNCLWGESFNRPVREDDQPKPVEIYGLSKWEGEKILLEKKYRDSFKAIIVRCPTIVDAGRLGLLAILFEFIDEGRKVWVVGGGKNRYQFIYADDLVEALLKGLRYNKSEVFNIGSDDVPTFVEAYNYVIKKAGTNARVANLPRSIVIPLMKIAYALKISPLGPYQYNMIAESFVFDTDKIKQDLEWKPTLTNQEMLYKAYRYYHEHLSDIKHRTDVSAHKQAAKMGIIKLLKWIS